Proteins from a genomic interval of Desulfurobacteriaceae bacterium:
- a CDS encoding GTP-binding protein, with amino-acid sequence MAKQKFERKKPHKNVGTIGHVDHGKTTLTAAITHCLSLKGLAQEVAYDQIDKAPEERERGITIATAHVEYESDKYHYAHVDCPGHADYIKNMITGAAQMDGAILVVSAADGPMPQTREHVLLARQVNVPYIVVFLNKCDMVDDEELLELVELEVRELLNEYGFPGDEVPVIRGSALKALECTSADCPDCQPIYELVNALDEYVPEPVREV; translated from the coding sequence ATGGCGAAGCAAAAATTTGAGAGGAAGAAGCCCCACAAGAACGTGGGAACAATTGGACACGTTGACCACGGAAAAACAACCCTCACAGCAGCAATCACACACTGCCTTTCTCTAAAAGGTCTTGCACAAGAAGTAGCTTACGACCAAATCGATAAAGCTCCAGAAGAAAGAGAAAGAGGTATCACTATCGCTACTGCTCACGTTGAATACGAATCTGACAAATACCACTACGCTCACGTTGACTGCCCAGGACACGCCGACTACATCAAGAACATGATCACCGGTGCCGCTCAAATGGACGGTGCTATCCTTGTAGTATCCGCTGCTGACGGTCCAATGCCTCAAACAAGAGAACACGTTCTCCTTGCAAGACAAGTTAACGTTCCTTACATCGTTGTATTCCTCAACAAGTGTGACATGGTAGACGACGAAGAACTCCTTGAACTCGTTGAACTTGAAGTAAGAGAACTCCTCAACGAATATGGATTCCCAGGAGACGAAGTTCCTGTAATCAGAGGTTCCGCTCTTAAAGCACTTGAGTGTACATCTGCAGACTGCCCAGACTGTCAACCAATCTACGAACTTGTAAACGCTCTTGACGAATACGTTCCAGAACCAGTAAGAGAAGTA
- the fusA gene encoding elongation factor G: MSKNQALIKQIKVPLEKVRNIGIIAHIDAGKTTTTERILYYTGRIHKIGEVHEGAAEMDWMEQEKERGITITSATTTCFWRDHRINIVDTPGHVDFTIEVERSLRVLDGAVTILCSVGRVQPQTETVWRQADKYRVPRIIFVNKMDRIGADFFAVVADVEEKLGAKPVPVQIPVGAEDNFKGVVDLISMKAIIWDEETLGAKFHYEDIPDDLLPVAEEWREKMLEAIADVDEELMMKYLEGEEITEEEIKQALRKGTIELKFFPMLCGSAFKNKGVQPLLDAIVDYLPSPLDIPPVKGVNPKTGEEEERKASYDEPFSALAFKILTDPYVGQLTFIRVYSGLMESGSYVYNATKDKKERLARILRMHANKREEIPVLGAGDIAAAVGLRDTTTGDTLCDPDHPILLEAMEFPEPVISVAVEPKTKADQEKLSIALQKLAKEDPSFRVSVDHETGQTIISGMGELHLEIIVDRLKREFKVDVNVGRPQVAYRETIRKEVTSEGKFIKQTGGRGQYGHVWLKIEPLGRGEGFEFHETIKGGVVPKEYIPAVEAGVKEAMETGVVAGYPMTDIKVTLFDGSYHEVDSSEMAFKIAASIAFKEGAKKADPVLLEPIMEVEVTTPEEFMGDVIGDLNKRRGRVQGMEARGNAQVIRALVPLAEMFGYATDLRSMTQGRATYIMKFSHYEEVPPNVAEQIIGERTGN, translated from the coding sequence TTGAGTAAGAATCAAGCTTTGATTAAGCAAATTAAGGTTCCTTTGGAAAAAGTTAGAAACATTGGAATTATTGCTCACATTGACGCAGGAAAGACAACAACAACAGAACGTATCCTTTACTATACAGGTAGGATTCACAAGATCGGTGAGGTGCACGAAGGTGCCGCCGAAATGGACTGGATGGAACAGGAAAAGGAAAGGGGTATCACAATTACTTCTGCGACGACAACATGTTTTTGGAGAGATCACAGAATTAACATAGTTGATACCCCTGGACACGTTGACTTTACAATTGAAGTTGAACGTTCCCTTCGTGTTCTTGACGGTGCTGTAACAATCCTTTGTTCTGTTGGTAGAGTTCAGCCACAGACAGAGACAGTTTGGAGACAGGCTGATAAGTACAGAGTTCCAAGAATTATTTTTGTTAACAAAATGGACAGAATTGGAGCGGACTTCTTTGCAGTAGTAGCCGATGTTGAAGAAAAGCTTGGAGCAAAGCCTGTTCCTGTTCAAATACCCGTAGGTGCTGAAGACAACTTCAAGGGTGTTGTAGACCTTATTTCTATGAAAGCTATCATCTGGGATGAAGAAACTCTCGGAGCTAAGTTCCACTATGAAGATATTCCGGATGATCTCCTCCCTGTTGCTGAAGAGTGGCGTGAAAAGATGCTTGAAGCTATTGCAGATGTAGATGAAGAATTAATGATGAAGTACTTAGAAGGGGAGGAGATTACTGAAGAAGAAATAAAGCAAGCACTAAGAAAAGGAACAATTGAACTTAAATTCTTCCCAATGCTTTGCGGTTCTGCATTCAAAAACAAAGGTGTTCAGCCACTTCTTGATGCAATAGTGGATTACCTACCATCTCCACTTGATATACCTCCAGTAAAAGGGGTAAATCCAAAGACTGGAGAAGAAGAAGAAAGAAAGGCTTCTTATGATGAACCATTCTCAGCTCTTGCTTTTAAGATCCTCACAGACCCATACGTTGGACAACTTACATTTATTAGAGTTTACTCTGGTTTAATGGAATCAGGTTCTTACGTTTACAACGCTACAAAGGATAAGAAAGAAAGACTTGCAAGAATCCTCCGTATGCACGCTAACAAGAGAGAGGAAATCCCAGTTCTTGGTGCTGGAGACATCGCAGCAGCTGTTGGTTTAAGAGATACAACAACAGGAGATACACTCTGCGATCCAGACCATCCAATCCTCTTAGAGGCTATGGAGTTCCCAGAACCTGTTATTTCCGTTGCTGTAGAACCAAAGACAAAGGCAGACCAAGAAAAGCTTTCTATCGCTCTTCAAAAGCTTGCAAAGGAAGACCCATCATTTAGAGTTTCTGTTGACCACGAAACAGGACAGACAATTATTTCCGGTATGGGTGAACTTCACCTTGAAATTATTGTTGACAGACTAAAAAGAGAATTCAAAGTAGATGTTAACGTTGGTAGACCACAGGTTGCTTACAGAGAAACAATTAGAAAAGAAGTTACTTCCGAAGGTAAATTCATTAAGCAGACAGGTGGTAGAGGTCAGTACGGTCACGTATGGCTTAAGATTGAGCCACTTGGAAGAGGAGAAGGATTTGAATTCCATGAAACAATTAAGGGTGGGGTTGTTCCAAAAGAGTACATTCCAGCTGTTGAAGCTGGTGTGAAAGAAGCTATGGAAACAGGAGTTGTTGCCGGTTATCCAATGACAGATATCAAGGTTACTCTCTTTGATGGTTCTTACCACGAAGTTGACTCCTCTGAAATGGCGTTTAAGATTGCTGCTTCTATCGCCTTCAAGGAAGGTGCTAAAAAAGCGGATCCTGTTCTTCTTGAACCAATCATGGAAGTTGAAGTTACAACTCCTGAAGAGTTCATGGGAGATGTTATTGGAGACCTAAACAAGCGTCGTGGTAGAGTTCAAGGAATGGAAGCAAGAGGTAATGCTCAAGTGATTAGAGCTCTTGTACCTCTTGCTGAGATGTTTGGATATGCTACTGATCTTCGTTCTATGACTCAAGGTAGAGCAACTTATATTATGAAGTTTAGCCATTATGAAGAAGTTCCACCAAACGTTGCTGAGCAGATAATCGGAGAAAGAACAGGTAATTAA
- the rpsG gene encoding 30S ribosomal protein S7, with translation MPRKGPVPPREILTDPVYGDKLVAKLINKVMKDGKKSKAEKIVYGAFEIIREKLGEDPLAVFHKAVENVKPIMEVRPRRVGGATYQVPMEVNERRQIHLALKWIVDAARARSERGMVNKLANELIDAYNERGGAYKKKEDTHRMAEANKAFAHYRW, from the coding sequence ATGCCAAGGAAAGGACCTGTTCCACCAAGAGAAATTCTTACAGACCCAGTTTATGGAGACAAGCTTGTAGCTAAGCTTATTAACAAGGTTATGAAGGACGGTAAAAAGAGTAAAGCTGAAAAGATCGTTTACGGTGCTTTTGAGATCATTAGAGAAAAGCTTGGAGAAGATCCACTTGCAGTATTTCACAAAGCAGTAGAAAACGTAAAACCAATTATGGAAGTACGTCCACGCCGTGTTGGTGGTGCTACATATCAGGTACCAATGGAAGTAAATGAAAGAAGACAAATACATCTTGCTTTAAAGTGGATCGTGGACGCTGCACGTGCTCGTTCTGAGCGCGGAATGGTTAATAAGCTTGCAAACGAACTTATTGACGCTTATAACGAGAGGGGCGGAGCTTACAAGAAGAAAGAAGATACCCACAGAATGGCTGAAGCTAACAAGGCTTTTGCTCATTACAGGTGGTAA
- the rpsL gene encoding 30S ribosomal protein S12, producing MPTINQLVRKGREKKVKRSKAPALQGCPQKRGVCIRVFTTTPKKPNSALRKVARVRLSNGIEVTAYIPGIGHNLQEHSVVLVRGGRVKDLPGVRYKIIRGALDAAGVEGRRQSRSKYGTKRPKDQKK from the coding sequence ATGCCCACAATTAACCAGCTTGTAAGAAAGGGGCGTGAGAAGAAAGTTAAACGTTCCAAAGCCCCAGCTCTTCAAGGGTGCCCTCAAAAGAGAGGGGTATGTATTAGAGTTTTTACAACTACACCAAAGAAGCCAAACTCTGCTCTCCGTAAGGTAGCAAGGGTAAGGCTCTCTAACGGTATTGAAGTAACAGCTTACATTCCAGGAATTGGACACAACCTACAAGAACACTCTGTAGTTCTTGTAAGGGGTGGAAGGGTTAAGGACCTTCCAGGTGTTCGTTACAAGATCATTCGTGGAGCTCTTGACGCTGCAGGCGTTGAGGGTAGAAGACAATCAAGATCCAAGTATGGAACAAAAAGACCTAAAGATCAGAAAAAATAA